A stretch of the Bacillus anthracis str. Vollum genome encodes the following:
- a CDS encoding MBL fold metallo-hydrolase has protein sequence MMRVEVWGGAGEYGRSCYFVKNKETKILFDCGINRSYEDSYPKIEREVVPFLDAVFLSHIHEDHTMGLPLLAKYGYKKKIWTTRYTKEQLPAYYEKWRNYNVTQGWNVPYNDQNVKDLNYIYVDEISNPNEWIQITPTLRFQWGYSGHVLGSVWFLVDMSHTYVFYSGDYSAESNILRANLPEKLRGDIKVAIVDAAYHTDDVSQRERVNELCTEIERAAGNKGIALLPLPPLGRAQDIVLYLYEKYKEFPIIVDQEILDGFDEMFLYKDWIKNNKELEELMESLKRNIIVMDDDGGTQHSYGIVVMSDANMQTKRAQLYYEQIRHEERNSIIFTGHVAKGSFAEKVLKERIGKECRVKRVPYKVHQSIRDVKEMLNTLLPEHTVLVHALKEDTDRLQKKLSTAGYENVYSLTMERIEVI, from the coding sequence ATGATGAGGGTAGAAGTATGGGGAGGAGCGGGAGAATACGGTCGTTCCTGCTATTTCGTAAAAAATAAAGAGACAAAAATATTATTTGATTGTGGTATTAATCGATCATATGAGGATAGTTATCCAAAAATAGAGCGGGAAGTTGTACCGTTTTTAGATGCAGTATTTTTATCACATATTCATGAAGATCATACGATGGGCTTACCTTTATTAGCGAAGTATGGATATAAGAAAAAAATCTGGACAACTCGTTATACGAAGGAGCAACTTCCCGCTTATTATGAAAAATGGAGAAACTACAATGTGACGCAAGGATGGAATGTGCCATATAACGACCAAAATGTGAAAGATTTAAATTATATATATGTTGATGAGATTAGTAATCCGAATGAATGGATACAGATTACTCCAACATTGCGGTTTCAATGGGGGTATAGTGGGCACGTATTAGGATCGGTTTGGTTTTTAGTGGATATGAGTCATACATATGTATTTTATTCTGGCGATTATTCAGCAGAGTCTAACATACTACGAGCGAATTTACCTGAGAAATTGCGCGGCGATATAAAAGTTGCAATTGTAGATGCCGCTTATCATACTGATGATGTTTCGCAACGTGAACGAGTAAACGAACTATGTACAGAAATTGAACGAGCTGCGGGGAATAAAGGGATAGCATTACTACCATTGCCACCCCTTGGTAGGGCGCAAGATATCGTATTGTATTTATATGAAAAATATAAAGAATTTCCCATTATAGTAGATCAGGAAATTTTAGATGGATTTGACGAGATGTTCTTATATAAAGATTGGATCAAAAATAATAAAGAACTTGAAGAGCTAATGGAGAGTTTAAAAAGAAACATAATAGTTATGGATGATGACGGCGGTACGCAACATAGTTATGGAATAGTTGTAATGAGTGATGCGAATATGCAAACGAAACGGGCTCAGTTATATTATGAACAAATTCGGCATGAAGAAAGAAATTCTATTATCTTTACTGGGCATGTTGCGAAAGGGAGTTTTGCAGAAAAAGTTTTGAAAGAACGTATAGGTAAAGAATGTAGGGTGAAGCGAGTTCCATATAAAGTTCATCAAAGTATAAGAGATGTGAAAGAGATGTTAAATACATTATTACCGGAACATACGGTGTTAGTACACGCTTTAAAAGAGGATACAGATCGATTACAGAAAAAGCTTAGCACGGCAGGGTATGAAAATGTATATTCACTTACTATGGAACGTATAGAAGTTATTTAA
- a CDS encoding ABC transporter permease: MVNRFVSVRQVGMTVALLLVAMLIVIPLFLILLSSVYENSSWNFLKPFEVMQSSGLAGIFLNSMLLGVLVVIGATVFAFPLAFIMSKTDVGKHSKLDIVFMIPFMTPPYIGSMGWILFMQPNGYFEQFFPMLKTISSSFFSLGGMVLIMSLHLFPFLYFMLKNTLLQIGSSKEEAAAVHGGSFFYRLRKIILPLLVSSYVMGALLIFVKTIAEFGTPATFGRRIGFHVLTSEIHKFISSWPIDFSSATALSSLLLSACMLIWYMQNVLNRKYSYAMVSGKGVKSKRYTLSIFARVVAWFYVIGLLIVSIGIPYFSILIASLSKLRGGGLHVNNFTTSHYEALFTIGSPGLEALWNSFLFSLITAIIAVMIGVFLALMIRKGKKSSEKWLDMCGMLPNMVPGIVMVVGLILFWNSPYMPLSIYNTPVMVIVTYVVLFLPYTVQYVKASLGQIDDSLVQAGSIFSGNYIYIFRKIILPLIIPGILAGWAMTFTISIRELVASLLVLPPSVETSATFIFAQFEQGEVSIGMAMAVVSVGLTTLCLLLLQHMEQKRKGVA, translated from the coding sequence ATGGTAAATCGATTCGTATCAGTAAGGCAAGTTGGAATGACGGTAGCTTTATTACTTGTGGCGATGTTAATCGTCATTCCGCTTTTTCTCATTTTACTTTCTAGTGTATATGAAAATAGTAGTTGGAATTTTTTAAAGCCGTTTGAAGTGATGCAGAGTAGTGGATTAGCTGGCATTTTTCTAAACTCGATGCTTCTAGGTGTACTTGTAGTAATAGGGGCTACCGTATTTGCATTTCCACTAGCTTTCATTATGAGCAAAACAGATGTTGGAAAACATAGTAAGTTAGATATTGTTTTTATGATTCCATTTATGACTCCGCCGTATATTGGATCGATGGGATGGATCTTGTTCATGCAACCGAACGGCTATTTCGAACAGTTTTTTCCGATGCTAAAGACGATTTCATCTTCGTTTTTTAGTTTAGGAGGTATGGTTTTAATTATGAGTTTGCATTTATTCCCATTCCTTTATTTCATGTTGAAAAACACGTTACTTCAGATTGGGAGTAGTAAAGAAGAAGCCGCAGCAGTTCATGGCGGAAGCTTTTTCTATCGTTTAAGAAAAATAATATTGCCGTTATTAGTATCAAGTTATGTAATGGGTGCTTTACTCATTTTCGTAAAGACGATTGCTGAATTTGGAACACCGGCTACATTCGGGCGGAGAATCGGATTTCACGTGCTGACTTCAGAAATTCATAAATTTATTTCAAGTTGGCCGATTGATTTTAGTAGTGCAACAGCATTATCTTCTTTATTACTTAGTGCATGTATGCTCATTTGGTATATGCAAAATGTATTGAATCGAAAGTATTCATATGCAATGGTTAGTGGAAAAGGTGTGAAATCTAAAAGGTATACTTTGTCTATATTTGCGCGCGTTGTAGCATGGTTTTATGTAATTGGTTTATTAATCGTATCAATTGGAATCCCGTACTTTTCTATATTGATTGCTTCTTTATCGAAATTAAGAGGCGGCGGTTTACATGTAAATAACTTTACAACGAGCCATTATGAAGCATTATTTACAATTGGATCTCCAGGATTAGAAGCTTTATGGAACAGTTTTCTTTTTTCACTTATAACAGCGATTATTGCTGTTATGATTGGAGTGTTTTTAGCACTTATGATCCGAAAGGGGAAAAAGTCCTCTGAAAAATGGCTTGATATGTGCGGTATGTTACCGAATATGGTACCAGGAATCGTGATGGTTGTAGGGCTTATTTTATTTTGGAATTCCCCTTATATGCCCCTGTCCATTTACAATACACCAGTCATGGTAATCGTAACGTACGTTGTTCTTTTTTTACCTTATACGGTGCAGTATGTAAAAGCATCGCTCGGGCAAATCGATGATTCTCTCGTGCAGGCAGGAAGTATTTTTTCTGGAAATTATATTTATATTTTTAGAAAAATAATATTACCGCTTATTATCCCAGGTATTCTTGCCGGATGGGCGATGACATTTACAATCTCGATAAGGGAGTTAGTAGCATCGCTTCTCGTACTACCTCCATCAGTAGAGACGTCAGCAACATTTATTTTTGCTCAATTTGAACAAGGAGAAGTATCTATTGGAATGGCGATGGCTGTCGTTTCAGTTGGACTTACAACGCTATGTTTATTACTTCTGCAGCATATGGAGCAAAAACGAAAAGGGGTAGCATGA
- a CDS encoding cupin domain-containing protein: protein MGSSGYVPDNKNLKKSSGTPNLFFDSRKNVFFKRDKKNVAYEVTSTQLPAMIGGAFVDLFMTKGHMREPHWHPNAWELDVVVSGEAITSILNPETNQLQNYHVKAGQTVFIPMGWWHWITAVTEEVQLHLFFNNDQFETAEGSDILRLTPPEVFQAAYGVSAEKLEKDLSPIKESVVIGPPNSNRISSVKESDESNIVVTLNGQITPCEIE, encoded by the coding sequence ATGGGTAGTTCAGGTTATGTTCCAGATAACAAAAATTTAAAGAAAAGCTCAGGAACTCCAAACCTTTTCTTTGATTCGAGAAAAAATGTCTTTTTTAAAAGAGATAAGAAAAACGTTGCATATGAAGTTACGTCAACGCAGTTACCAGCAATGATAGGTGGAGCGTTTGTTGATTTGTTTATGACAAAAGGACATATGCGAGAACCACATTGGCATCCGAATGCGTGGGAATTGGATGTTGTTGTATCAGGAGAAGCAATTACATCTATCTTAAATCCCGAAACGAATCAATTGCAAAATTATCATGTGAAAGCGGGGCAAACTGTCTTTATTCCAATGGGATGGTGGCATTGGATCACAGCAGTAACAGAAGAAGTACAATTACATTTGTTCTTCAATAACGATCAGTTTGAAACAGCAGAAGGATCAGACATACTTAGATTAACACCGCCAGAAGTATTTCAAGCTGCATACGGGGTAAGTGCAGAAAAATTAGAGAAGGACCTTTCGCCAATTAAGGAGTCAGTTGTAATTGGTCCTCCTAACTCAAATCGTATAAGTAGCGTTAAAGAAAGTGACGAGTCAAATATAGTAGTTACGTTAAATGGACAAATAACACCATGTGAAATAGAATAA
- a CDS encoding serine hydrolase produces the protein MNILKIIGIVAGVIIVAVIAFFVIMKYYLSKEDPNYVLKYIKEHKDDKTCSLFIKRNGEVITSINENKKLPLASMAKIVIAVEFAKQVSEGKISRDEQISLHELNKYYVKDTDGGAHPDWLEDARARELVKNGQITLEEVAKGMIHYSSNANTTHLLDKLGIERVNESIKELELTSHDKFSSYTASLYMRGYVEKELHEPENQSLEKIRNMSQDEYNQHVLQIHEWMKDEEEWKKRDIPLKVDMKFQRIWSDRLVGANAKDYMSIMEKINSRKYFPKPMQEEIENIFKGTVKNSKFEYAGQKGGSTAFVLTKSLYTTDKKGNKVEVVIMFNDIEDQVAYQKLRNNVDYFIRDIITSEEFKNKL, from the coding sequence GTGAACATATTAAAGATTATAGGAATTGTTGCAGGAGTCATTATAGTAGCCGTTATAGCTTTCTTTGTTATTATGAAGTACTATTTGTCAAAAGAAGATCCGAATTACGTATTAAAGTACATAAAAGAACATAAAGACGATAAAACATGTTCATTATTTATTAAAAGAAATGGAGAAGTAATAACTTCTATAAATGAAAATAAAAAATTGCCATTAGCGAGTATGGCAAAAATCGTAATAGCAGTTGAATTTGCTAAGCAAGTATCAGAAGGAAAAATAAGTCGAGATGAACAAATTTCATTGCACGAGTTAAATAAATATTATGTTAAAGATACTGATGGTGGAGCGCATCCTGACTGGTTAGAAGATGCTAGAGCGAGAGAATTAGTGAAAAATGGGCAGATTACTTTAGAAGAAGTAGCTAAAGGCATGATTCATTATAGTTCTAATGCAAATACAACACATTTGTTAGATAAGCTTGGAATAGAAAGAGTAAATGAAAGTATAAAAGAGTTAGAGCTTACTAGTCATGACAAGTTCTCTTCGTATACTGCTTCATTATATATGAGAGGGTATGTAGAAAAAGAACTTCATGAGCCAGAAAATCAATCGTTAGAAAAGATACGTAACATGTCACAGGATGAGTATAATCAACATGTGTTACAAATACATGAATGGATGAAAGACGAAGAAGAATGGAAAAAGCGGGATATCCCATTAAAGGTAGATATGAAATTTCAGCGAATTTGGTCAGATCGATTAGTGGGTGCAAACGCTAAAGATTATATGAGTATAATGGAAAAGATAAATAGTAGAAAGTATTTTCCAAAACCAATGCAAGAAGAAATCGAGAATATTTTCAAAGGAACAGTTAAAAATAGTAAGTTCGAATATGCTGGTCAAAAAGGTGGTTCTACCGCATTCGTATTGACAAAAAGCTTGTATACTACAGATAAGAAAGGGAATAAAGTAGAAGTTGTCATTATGTTTAACGATATAGAAGATCAAGTTGCATATCAAAAGCTGAGAAATAATGTAGATTATTTTATTCGAGACATTATAACAAGTGAGGAATTCAAAAATAAATTATAA
- a CDS encoding LysR family transcriptional regulator — protein MNLLKLEIVVLIKKYKKLTIVAEKLGVKQPTITFHIKSLEEELGVSLFELRSGRYFLTEAGEALHHYACKIDALMKEARRVTQEFKDFHKGAITIGASYVPATYLLPEIVYQFQCEFPNIKITLMVKTAPEIRTMLQNHEIDLGVISAAPFDESLLKQTNVMPDTLVLAFSKEHHFSKKENVSLQDIEKERILLHRNPSTTRDLLTKWMLAHNITFQSEIELDSLETMKQILKYGNGVAFISKLAIEQEVQRNELRYIPIPEFEFQRNIYTIHHEDRWNSKIISFLLQSITSYAEKS, from the coding sequence ATGAATCTCTTAAAATTAGAAATTGTAGTGCTTATTAAGAAATACAAAAAGCTTACGATCGTTGCAGAAAAACTAGGTGTTAAACAACCTACTATTACATTCCATATAAAAAGCTTAGAAGAGGAACTCGGTGTATCTTTATTCGAATTACGTTCGGGAAGGTATTTCTTAACAGAGGCTGGTGAGGCGTTGCATCATTATGCTTGTAAAATAGATGCACTTATGAAAGAGGCTAGACGGGTCACGCAAGAGTTTAAAGATTTTCATAAAGGCGCTATAACAATTGGCGCTAGCTATGTACCAGCGACTTATCTTTTACCAGAAATTGTTTATCAATTTCAATGTGAATTTCCAAATATAAAAATAACACTTATGGTAAAAACAGCTCCTGAAATTAGAACGATGCTACAAAATCATGAAATTGATCTCGGTGTAATTTCCGCAGCACCGTTTGATGAATCACTTTTAAAACAGACGAATGTAATGCCTGATACACTTGTTCTTGCTTTCTCCAAAGAACATCATTTTTCAAAAAAAGAAAATGTATCATTACAAGATATCGAAAAGGAACGAATATTACTACATCGTAATCCATCTACTACGAGAGATTTACTTACAAAATGGATGTTAGCTCATAACATTACATTCCAATCTGAAATTGAATTAGATTCATTAGAAACGATGAAACAAATTTTAAAATACGGTAATGGAGTTGCCTTTATTTCTAAACTTGCTATTGAACAAGAAGTACAACGAAATGAACTACGCTACATACCGATCCCTGAATTTGAATTTCAACGTAACATTTATACGATTCATCATGAAGACAGATGGAATTCTAAAATTATTTCTTTTTTACTACAGAGTATCACTTCTTATGCAGAAAAAAGTTAA
- a CDS encoding ABC transporter substrate-binding protein, with protein MKKFSSLKSLFVCTLLFSAVVTGCSSKTGNVDAKSKTTNEKKIVVYSAGPKGLAEKIQKDFEKKTGIKVEMFQGTTGKILARMEAEKKKPVVDVVVLASLPAMEGLKKDGQTLAYKEAKQADKLRSEWSDDKGHYFGYSASALGIVYNTKNVKTAPEDWSDITKGEWKGKVNLPDPALSGSALDFVTGYVKKNGKDGWDLFEQLKKNEVTVAGANQEALDPVVTGAKDMVIAGVDYMTYSAKAKGEPVDIVYPKSGTVISPRAAGIMKDSKNVEGAKEFIDYLLSDDVQKQISKAYLLPGRTDIKAENRPNVEEIPVLNIDWKTVEKEQDEIGKQFKKVFQ; from the coding sequence ATGAAGAAATTCAGTTCGCTTAAGTCTTTATTTGTATGTACTTTATTATTTTCTGCAGTCGTAACAGGGTGTAGCTCAAAGACAGGTAATGTAGATGCAAAAAGTAAAACGACTAATGAAAAGAAAATTGTCGTATACAGTGCAGGGCCAAAAGGATTAGCAGAAAAAATTCAAAAGGACTTTGAAAAGAAAACGGGTATAAAAGTAGAAATGTTTCAAGGGACAACGGGAAAAATTTTAGCGCGAATGGAAGCTGAAAAGAAAAAGCCAGTCGTTGACGTAGTCGTACTTGCTTCTTTACCAGCGATGGAAGGATTAAAAAAGGATGGTCAAACGCTAGCTTACAAAGAAGCGAAACAAGCTGATAAGCTTCGTTCTGAATGGTCGGATGATAAAGGACATTATTTTGGATATAGTGCTTCAGCGTTAGGAATTGTGTATAACACAAAAAATGTGAAGACAGCGCCTGAAGATTGGAGCGATATAACGAAAGGAGAATGGAAAGGGAAAGTGAATCTTCCAGATCCAGCACTTTCAGGTTCAGCTTTAGACTTTGTAACAGGATATGTGAAAAAGAATGGAAAAGATGGATGGGATTTATTTGAACAGCTTAAGAAAAATGAAGTTACAGTAGCAGGAGCAAACCAAGAAGCATTAGATCCAGTTGTAACAGGAGCAAAAGATATGGTCATTGCGGGTGTTGATTATATGACGTACAGTGCAAAAGCAAAGGGTGAACCGGTTGATATTGTTTATCCAAAAAGCGGAACAGTTATTAGCCCACGTGCAGCAGGTATTATGAAAGATAGTAAAAATGTAGAAGGTGCAAAAGAGTTTATTGATTATTTATTATCAGATGATGTGCAAAAACAAATTTCTAAAGCATATTTATTGCCTGGTAGAACAGATATAAAAGCTGAGAATAGACCAAACGTGGAAGAGATTCCAGTATTAAATATTGATTGGAAAACAGTTGAGAAAGAACAAGATGAAATAGGAAAACAATTTAAGAAAGTATTTCAATAA